Within Quercus lobata isolate SW786 chromosome 5, ValleyOak3.0 Primary Assembly, whole genome shotgun sequence, the genomic segment CATTGATTTCCTTCCCAattgtcccttttttttgtcAATCAAAGATGGGTAAGGAGATGGCTAGTTGTGGAAACCCGTTTGACGGTGACTCTAATAATCCGTACTCGCTAAGAGATCAATGATTAAAAGGCCTATACAATACGAGGGACAGTCGTCTCTCTCTTGGGTGGGTTCATCTATAATTTGATCTTGTTAGAAATTCTGAAATTGTTTCAAATTCTTAATTTGACttggttagggttttttttttttagttccacAACAGAGATCTCAACCTAACTAGCTAGTTTCAACAGCGTCAATTAGTTGGTATCTTAAAGTGAACCAACATTACACACTGCAAATTAAAGTTCAAACATAGTACATTAGACCCTATAATCAAACCATGCGGGAATAAGTATTTGCCACAGAAACTACTCATTCTAGGTGGTCCTAATTGCCtctattcaagaaaattttggtggTCACTATCCAATATGCTAAGTTAACAAAACTAAGGACCTAATTGAGTTTATCTAATATATCAGTATGAAAGcaagatattaagtaaggtcGGTCCCAAATAAATACACAACCCACAAAATTGGTAAAGTTGTTGAAGTCATTTTGTAGTTCTGTATGTCTCTTGTTTCACTTCATTGCCTCATTGCATGGATTAGAACCCATTAATAGCCAAATGCACCCAAAGTGTTACCTGAAATGATCCAataattgatattaaaaaaggaaaaaaagatagaattgtTGTAATTGGTTGGAAAGATATATAGATGATGGCTTTTTGATGTAAATCAAACTTCTTTATAAAATTGAGTTTAGGCAATGGTTTAACTtgtatgtattattttaaagtaGTCCACTTTTGAAAAAGCAAAGATGGATGCTCTTGTTTAAGGAACTTTTTATGGCCATCAAATTGGCGGCATTTGAGCTATGATAACGTAATATGATGTAAGCTTTAgggactttttattttttaaatataagactgtaaataattttacaatttctttatcACAATTGCGATTGTGtcataataagaaaaaattatgagtttatGTATAAGTAGTATGCAACAACTCATAATTTACTAAAttaaaattgtgacaaaaaattgtgaaattgtttgtgtcaatttaatttaattttttttttttttttttttttttgcttgcaaAAAGAATTCAGCACGCTTTAAATTTGCATAATATTTTTACCTTTCCACTACGAGATGTGAGAAAACGTGTCCTCCACTTACTAGATTATGCCAATTACATCCACATCCAAACCTTTTTTTATTGATGTAATATATGTGTACCTCTCTATTTTGCCATTTTCTATAACCCACCAGGTATACTTTTTGAAAATTGGAATACATAAAATTAGAGTTTAACATTAACACTAATTTCACAAACTAAAACTCTTGTCAAAAAAAGCATATAGGATGAacacatgaatatatatatatatatatattttttttttttttgcattatctACACatgaatatattaaattaattacattatcaacacataaatattttttttattagtgtaaTAAATTTTCTTGCATATTTTATTACAAGCCCTAATGAATAGATAGAGTTTGGAGGGCCCTCTTGGTAAGGTTTTTGAGCAATGTTAGGTACGGaacatatttttcaatattatttCTAATTTGTAAAGATTGTAAATGTGATTCAAGTAACTTTactttttatgaatttattattgatactattttattataggatcatgctaacgagtgcctttAGAACActcattaataatccattttaggaaagttttaataccacttttatgggaaatgaaaaaagctatcaaaatattaattacttttttcatttcccataaaaactttctttaaatggattattaaccagtgccctaagggcactcgttagcatttctctTTATGATATATCAAACTGAGGAAAAAGTTAGAAAAGAGGCTGCTGtggaaaattttgtgctcaagaTCAAGATGTAATCAAAtctatttgaaattaaatattcaTATCTACCAAACTACCGTCTGCCTTAGCTTGATCATTGTGGGCCAAATTGGAAGATGTAGAAGCTTAATGCCCAATCAGTTTTGTGAGGATTTTATGAAGTATTTAAATAACTTCAACTGTATGTAAATGAAAGTGACAATTTGCTCAAACTGCTCCAATACAGCAATACTGCACTTGATATGTATTCATTACTATGGCCAAGTTTGCATTTAAGATTAAAGGACACAGACACCAACACAAAATTACaagatattttttctttataagaaTGAGAAGGACTTTCATAACCCACTTgcatagcttttttttttttttttttttttttttttttttttttttgcaagtggGTTATGAAAGTCCGTGGCttgattgcaaaatttattattcCTTCATTTAAATACCTGTACCCAACCAAATAACTTGGGTTTCACCAATGTTTAATGTATACATACGCACTAATTGTCCATTAAATTACTCATTCTACAGCACATAGGGATTAGATTATGAagattttcctaaaattatagATTATTGTATGTGTAGGATTCTAGTTAAATGCATAGATTGACTACAGGGCTTTGGGAAACAATGATAGGAATAGGTACTTTGTAgattatgtttatttatttttaattttgtgtttataaTAAATGAGGATAGGAAATTTAAACCTAAATTCTtcgtataaaaataaattgagaaatgcAATTGGATTTGAATCACAAAGCATTtggttattttattatatatttttttcataaagtCCAAATTACTTAATCTTTAGATAAATGcatgaaattgatcattgggttgtGGTAAACAATTATAAGAGTATTGTACTATGTAATTTACTTtagaaaacagattttttttaaaaaaaaaaaaaaaaacccctttaaTTGGAATGACGAATCTTGGAATCAAAATTATTCATCTGTCAGCAAATTCGAATTCCTTTAGTATTTCATCATCCTAGATAAATGTATTAGATTGGACCTTGAGTTTTGAAAAGCAATGATAATAGTAATTTAACCTAGAGCCGTCAAGCACTATTCATCTCTTCATCACCTAACATTAACATTAGAGGCTTGATTGATTTTtacacaaacatatatatatatatatatatatatatatatttaggataggatgagattttttttttttttttttgaatccaGGATAGGATGAGATTTGAACCTATGACGTTCTTAGAAATATGATAGATTATTGCAGTAAGACTAAGATATGACATACAACGTGGTATATTGTTaattgcattttaatttttatctcaCACTTTAACTTTTTGAGGTCATCGAAATTTCAGGATTCAATTTACTAttatccaaaatttttattttttattttttgagaaaccagactaCACACAATCGGAGGTATCCAAAGATAAATCATCTgactaaacataaacacataaATTGATCGAATGATCTTTTTATTATTCCTTAAATAAATATCCTAATATTACAAATATTGATCTGCTCTAATTATAACAAcatcacttcttctttttctttttttttaatagaaagattacttttacttttttatcttCACTTTTATTACATGCATCCAGTCCTTTTTATTATCCATAAATTGAGTTTGTTTCCTAATCCTATCCAAGTTTGGAATGCATAGGGATAAGGTTTTCCATGTAATTTACGACAAGAAAGATAAAGGAGAAAATTGtcctttaaagtttaaactagtCCTCCATCCCACTTTCTCCTTGGCTTCCCTGCACCGCGTCTTTTACTCGGAAAATCCCAAACTCGTTTTGACTCTCAGCTCCCATAATTGGTCAGTACTCTTATATATAGAAACTTTGCCTTTTTCCTATAAATATCGAAAGCAAAAGctcataaaagaaaagaaaagaaaagaaacacaagGCAAAACTAAAACAAAGTGAGATTCACAAgctcaaattttgaaaaacgtGTGCGTGGACGGTGAGATCCATAAACACCCACTTTTTGCTTTTCTCATCATTGATATAATTCACACATTTTCTTCCACTATTTTTATATAAAGGCAAGAGATTCCCTTTGCTGTTCATagccaacaacaacaacacaaaccAACTTTCTCTCACTGTTGCAACAAAAAAAGCTGAAAGGCAAAGCAAACTGTAGATTGTAGAAAGagagctttttctttttatttttgagagagagagatagagagagtcaCATAAAAACTACTGTGTTTTTGTTGTGAAGAAAACAAGATGGCAATGGGAAAAGAAATCATGGGTTGTTCTATAATTGAGAGGTCTTCATTTGTTTCATCAACAAAAGTGTTTTTGAATCATGgtaagaacaacaacaacaacatgtTCTTGGTTAAACCTTTGCAGAAAAGGAGGGTATTGGTGCCTTTGAGGAAGGTTGTGAAGCATCCTGTGGTGGCTGCTGTGAGTGAAGATTTGGTCAAAGCTGTGCCTTTTGTGTCTGTGCCTGCAGAGAAAGCAGAGAAGTTCAAGGTGAGAGCTGTGGTCACAGTGAAGAATAAGAACAAGGAGgagtttaaagataaaattgcGAAGCATTTGGATGCTTTCACTGACAAGATTGGAAGGAATATTGTTCTGCAACTTGTCAGCACAGAAATTGATCCAAGTAAGCTTATTTCAGTATTTCTTCTTCTGGGTGTGTCAgacaatatatttataagtagttttgccaccaaaaaaaaaaaagaccattaAATTTTTTCCACTTACAATTCAGTCTTCAATTTCAGTCTTTTATCTCTAATTTTGGAATAAAGGCTCTAATTCTCTAATGGgtttcaatatttttcttcttttggttccTTAAAGTTGAGATCAATCTGACAATCATATTAATTTaacctttcttctttctttggttGATGTCATTGTTTGTCTTACTGAATCGGTTTATATTTTAATGTGATATAGAAACTAAGGCTCCAAAGAAAAGCAATGAGGCTGTGTTAAAAGACTGGTCAAAGAAATCAAATGTCAAAGCTGAAAGGGTCAATTACATAGCTGAGTTTATGGTGAACTCTAATTTTGGTGTGCCTGGAGCAATCACAGTGAGCAACAAGCATCAGATGGAGTTTTTTTTGGAGACTATAACCATTGAAGGATTTGCATGTGGTCCAGTCCACTTCCCCTGCAATTCATGGGTGCAATCCAGCAAAGACCATTCAGGAAAGAGGATATTCTTCACaaataaggtaaaaaaaaaaattatctttttttctttgattgattCTTCAAATCTCTGACCATGCAAGTCAACTGGTTAAAACAAAGAATGTCAAAACCATATCAACTTGAATCTATGCTTGGAATAAAATGTTGAatatttttctctaattttcttTGGTCCAGGAAGTTGAATAAAGAATATTCTATGCTTTATAGCTGGCTGTTGTTGAATTTCACTTACcattaaaatacatttttacttgctccttctccaaaaaaagaaactaattttcaaaagattaTTGCATGGTAGAGTTGATTGGGcccttattttattattattattattttgtttttattttttaatttttttaaatgaaaggtCTAAATTGGGattctataatttttgttttggtggaTTAAATCCAAAATATTCAGTCTGTTTGTGTAATTGATGGGCCACTCCTGGAATGGGCCATGGATCCAAAATTTGAGCCTAACTACCAAGAGAGCATtagatttatttgtttttttgggcaTAAAAAGCCCATCATAATTCATATGACATAAGTGATATAAGTGGAACCTGTGTGACAACAACAAATATGAACTTACCATCCCTTTTCCCTCTGATATTTTTTACTtagtatgatttttttgttttttgtttttgtttttggttttagttCAAGATTAACATTCTTTTGTGACTATTTTATTTGAACAGCCATATCTACCAAATGAAACGCCTGTTGGGCTTAGATCATTAAGAGagaaagaacttaaagaaataaGGGGAGATGGCACAGGAGTCAGAAAATTATCTGACCGCATATATGACTTTGATGTGTACAATGATTTGGGCAATCCAGATAAGGGAATTGATCTTGCTAGGCCAAAACTTGGAGGTGAAAAAATTCCATATCCTAGACGGTGTCGCACTGGCCGCCTTCCTACTGATACTGGTGAGTATTCTATCGTTTTTTTCTTAATTGAGCAATGTTAGAGACACAACAAATTCCACTTTTTTCACGAGGTAGGaagttgtgattggttttaTCATATTGACAATACAATAGAACTGTATTGATTAGCTTGAtactaaggtttttttttttttggtaatggtCTAAAATACCTTTATGTTGAATGTGCCACAGATTTGCATGCAGAGAGTAGGGTTGAGAAGCCATTGCCAATGTACGTGCCTAGAGATGAACATTTTGAGGAGTCAAAGCAGGACACATTTTCTGCAGGGAGGCTTAAAGGAGTGCTTCACAACTTAATCCCATCCTTGAAGGCCAGCATTTCAGCTAATAACCATGAGTTCAAAGGATTTTCAGACATTGAAAACCTCTATAGTGAAGGTGTCCTCCTTAAATTAGGGTTGCAAGATGAACTCCTAAAGAAGCTTCCATTGCCAAAGGTTGTCAGCAATATCCACGAATCCAATCGGGGAATTATTAAATATGACACCCCTAAAATACTTTCAAGTGAGTATATTATCTATAACTTTCTATGTTTcgtattaatttgaaattttttggataCCCAAAAATATAggagtttttattcaattttattattttatacctCCCATACCATGTCATTTTTCCTTCAATGACTTGTCTGTTGGAAGCCGGACTATTGAATTATGAAATGAAATATTCTGGCTCCTCCAGCTCTAGCTATTGTATGTTTAAATGCAACGAGCCAACTGAGTCTTTATTACTTGTACTTGTCACCAACAAGAAGAATCTTTTTCTATTGTAAAGTGCATTATAATTATAGACATTTCACAAGccattattattttgtatagaaaaataattacaaagtaattcatacatttatttattgtgttgtttaagTGAtaccaatcacattcattgttATGTTAGTTTGTAAACCTTTATATTAAAACTGGAAAtaactttagtatttttcttacatttaatTCCCTTGTGCAGAGGACAGGTTTGCATGGTTGCGAGATGATGAATTTGCCCGTCAAGCAATTGCAGGAATAAATCCAGTTAGTATTGAGAGGCTGACGGTGTTCCCTCCAGTGAGCAAGCTTGATCCTGAAATCTATGGTCCCCAGGAGTCTGCACTCAAAGAAGAACACATTTTGGGCCATCTCAATGGCATGACTGTACAACAGGTAATTTACTTGTTTTTAATCATGGTATTTATGTATGCAAGGTCCTAAATCTACATGATTTAATCAGTTTCTATTCTTAAAATGCtgatatatttctttctttctttctttgatagGCATTGGAGGAAAATAAACTGTTTATATTGGATCACCATGATGCTTACCTTCCATTTCTCGATCGGATTAATGCCCTTGATGGCAGAAAAGCTTATGCAACTCGTACCATATTTTTCTTGACCTATCTTGGGACTCTTAAGCCTGTGGCTATAGAACTTTCCCTTCCACCATCAGGACCAAGTTCTCGGTCCAAACGCGTAGTCACACCAGCTGTTGATGCTACTACCAATTGGATGTGGCAGCTTGCCAAGGCTCATGTGTGCTCCAATGATGCAGGGGTGCACCAACTTGTTAACCATTGGTAAGCTTGACTTTATGATTATGATTATACTATAATCAATTTGTGTAATAATGTTTTAGAAtcattatatttgtttttgggtgACTAAAATTAACGCAATGGTGTGCTAATTATATATAGGTTGCGTACACATGCGAGCTTGGAACCATTTATACTAGCTGCACATAGGCGAATGAGTGCAATGCACCCTATATTCAAGCTTTTAGACCCTCACATGAGATACACGTTGGAGATCAATGCCTTGGCCCGCCAAAGTCTAATAAATGCTGATGGTGTTATTGAGTCTTGCTTCACTCCTGGTCGCTATGCCATGGAGATTAGTGCTGCTGCATATAAAAGCTCTTGGAGATTTGACATGGAAAGCCTTCCTGCTGATCTCATTCGCAGGTATAGTTGAGTTACTGAGTTTATGTGATAGTTTGGAGAAAATTTAAACACAGTTCCTTATATGTTAAACTTTAGGCTCCCCAATTAAATGTTTGCTTCATTTGATGTGTATGAATCTAATGGAAACTCTTGTATTGATTATGTAGGGGTATGGCAGTACCTGACCCAACACAACCTCATGGTCTAAAGCTCCTAATTGAAGACTACCCATATGCCACTGATGGGCTCCAAATCTGGGCTGCAATTGAGAACTGGGTCCGGACCTATGTGAACCGCTACTATCCAAATTCAAGCCAAATTTGCAATGACAGAGAGCTACAAGCTTGGTACGATGAGTCCGTTAAAGTGGGTCACAGTGATCTAAGCCAGGAAAGCTGGTGGCCCACATTGGATAATGTTGATAATCTAGTCTCAGTCCTCACAACCCTTATTTGGCTAGCTTCAGCACAACATGCTGCACTTAATTTTGGTCAGTACCCATATGGTGGATATGTACCAAACCGTCCACCCCTAATGAGAAGATTGATACCTGATGAAAATGACCCTGAGTATGCTATTTTCCTAGCTGACCCACAAAAGTATTTCCTCTCAGCATTGCCTGGTGTATTACAATCTACAAAGTTCATGGCTGTGGTTG encodes:
- the LOC115989795 gene encoding linoleate 13S-lipoxygenase 3-1, chloroplastic-like translates to MAMGKEIMGCSIIERSSFVSSTKVFLNHGKNNNNNMFLVKPLQKRRVLVPLRKVVKHPVVAAVSEDLVKAVPFVSVPAEKAEKFKVRAVVTVKNKNKEEFKDKIAKHLDAFTDKIGRNIVLQLVSTEIDPKTKAPKKSNEAVLKDWSKKSNVKAERVNYIAEFMVNSNFGVPGAITVSNKHQMEFFLETITIEGFACGPVHFPCNSWVQSSKDHSGKRIFFTNKPYLPNETPVGLRSLREKELKEIRGDGTGVRKLSDRIYDFDVYNDLGNPDKGIDLARPKLGGEKIPYPRRCRTGRLPTDTDLHAESRVEKPLPMYVPRDEHFEESKQDTFSAGRLKGVLHNLIPSLKASISANNHEFKGFSDIENLYSEGVLLKLGLQDELLKKLPLPKVVSNIHESNRGIIKYDTPKILSKDRFAWLRDDEFARQAIAGINPVSIERLTVFPPVSKLDPEIYGPQESALKEEHILGHLNGMTVQQALEENKLFILDHHDAYLPFLDRINALDGRKAYATRTIFFLTYLGTLKPVAIELSLPPSGPSSRSKRVVTPAVDATTNWMWQLAKAHVCSNDAGVHQLVNHWLRTHASLEPFILAAHRRMSAMHPIFKLLDPHMRYTLEINALARQSLINADGVIESCFTPGRYAMEISAAAYKSSWRFDMESLPADLIRRGMAVPDPTQPHGLKLLIEDYPYATDGLQIWAAIENWVRTYVNRYYPNSSQICNDRELQAWYDESVKVGHSDLSQESWWPTLDNVDNLVSVLTTLIWLASAQHAALNFGQYPYGGYVPNRPPLMRRLIPDENDPEYAIFLADPQKYFLSALPGVLQSTKFMAVVDTLSTHSPDEEYLGERTQPSIWTGDTEIVDAFYEFSAEIRRIEKEIDRKNLDTSLRNRCGAGVLPYELLAPSSGPGVTCRGVPNSVSI